CTTCATATAATCCTTTATAATGAGTGAATTTATTTATTAATTCCATTGCTCTCTCATCTTTATATAAGCTATTAAAAGCTTCGTAATAATTTTTAACAACCTCAGAGCTTAAAATCATTTGTACAATTGATTCTGTTTCTTCTAAAAGCATCAAATGATCACTTGTAACAGTTATCAAGTGAAACACCTCCATCAACATTTTACCATGATAGAGTGTTCATCACAAAAATATTTCCTTATTTAATCTTTACTGACCATTCTTTCTCTAGATTTGTTTGGTTCGGACGTTTATAGATTAGTTTTAAACGATGCTCTCCCTTTGGTATATCCTTCAATACAAAGGCTGCTGTTTGAACATCCTCCGCTTTATTCCCATCCACATACAATTGCAAACGCCCTTTGTCTTTTTGAAAATTATAATTTGGGATATAACATTCGATATATATGTTATTCCCCCTGACATGATGGTTGACATGAAAACTCTTACTCATGTTTGTCACTTCTTTCACTTGATTTGAAAGAGCGATCGTTTTCAAAGGGTCTATTTCGAATTTCGTTTCAGGCGTAGGCTTATCATTTGTACAAGCTGCTAAACAACAAATTAAACTAATAAATATGACTAAACGAATGTGCCTTTCCATCCTACTAACCTCCTTTAAGGTAGTATGGGCGAACAGAACAGGCAACATTCATTTCTTCATAAGATGTTGGCAAAAAAATTAATCCTTCAAAGAAAATGATGACAACATTCCCATCATCATTTTAGCCATTTCTACTGAATTAGAAAAGTTGGACACCATGTGTGGAATCGTCTTTTCATATGCATTCATCATTTCTATTTGAAGCTGCTCTAAACTTTGTGGGTTTCTATTAATCACTCGATACCAATGGGGATTCTCACGAAGATACCTTATAATATCTGGATTTTCATAAATGTAGTCTAAAACGTCCTTTCTCATCTTTTCACCCCAACATTAATCCTTTCTGAATGAAAAAGGACTTTTTGGTTGTTTACTGGATGAGGATTCTTTTTGGAATTGACTTATGAGCCCTTGTATGTTTTCAATTGTATCATTCATTTTATACAACTGTTCATTCAGCAGTTTTGTATCCATATTTTTAAATGCCGTTAATACTGAAGTTAATAACCCAGCATCCTTTGTATCCTCTTTATCATCTTCACTTGCATATTCTACCCAATACTCATCATCCTCCCCTAATATATACCAGTCTTCAAAAAGATTCTTCCACTTTTTATTTCCTTTTCTCACTTCTTCAATTAGTTTAGGATGTTTTCTAACAAAATCTTTAAATTGTTCTACTTGTTTTTGGGCCATATTTTTTTCACCTCACACCAAAATTATCCCTGTACTATACAATATGTTTTCATAATATTGATGTGTGCCTATTTTCTTTTTTTGTCAGCATCTTATTGATGCCCCCAATCCCCTATCTTTTCACTCACTTATTGAAGAAAAATCTATCTGTTTAATAAAATTTTGTGTGTAATATTTCTCATGAACACCTACCCCAAGATGAGTGTATTCATCGTTTAATAACGTTTCTCGATGACTGCTACTATTCATCCACCCCTCTACCGCTGCTAAGCCATCAACGTAATGAGCAGCAATGTTTTCTCCTGCAATTTGAAAAGGAATCTTTGAAACAGTTAACCGATCAAGTAAAGAGCCACTATTCGGAGATTGATGCGCAAAGAAATTATGGTCGGACATATCTTTAGAATGTCGATCAGCCATTTCAGACACTTCTAAATCCCACAATAATTCCATCTTATTATGTCTCGCTCTAATTACATTCGTAACATCAAATATTTGCTTCTTTAATCCTTCTTGAATATAGGGCCAATCATCTTGTTCCACTTTATGTTCTGGAAGCAATGTGCCACGATATGTTAGGTTGTAAGGTTTATGTTTTATTAAAGTTGGGCCATCTAACACCCTTATACTAGATACTCTCTTCGTATTGCTATCAATATATAACTGTACAAATGTGTCTTCTATAGATAATAAGGGTCTAACTTTTAGATCCTCATCCGATAATGAAAATTGATAACGACTCCCTTCCTCTTCTAATTCAACCGTATCAGATACTGTTTGATTCTTTTCTATTTCTTCAATCAAACTATTTGGTTTTAAAGGTGAGATATTTAGAGTAGGACCTATTGCAAATAGAGTGACGACCTTTTGATCACGCACACCTACTTGAAAATAATTCTCTTCATCCTGTGGATATATCCACCACTCGTACCCATACATTGAAGGGTCGATCCTCAAAGGATCACCATATTGTTCTATTACTTGGTTGCTAGTTTGTCCAATTAAGGTTAGTAAACTTTCCTGCCCTATTTCTATTTTATTTTCCATTTGCTTATTCTCTTCACCTTCAGATAATGGAACGTTTTCTATTGGAGGCTTTTCTGTTTCAAACTGGGTAGGAAAATCAAAGAAAGACATGGCAAGGAAGAGAGTGACAGCCAACAGTAAAGGAACAAAAACATTTTTAATTATGACCTTCATTTTCATCCTCCTAGTAGAATATTTATAGATATTATCCATTGATCTTATATAAAAATGGAAAGTCAAAAGTTCTCCTGAATTTTTCAAATCAATTCCGCATACTAGTCGTATTTTATGTAATTACAAGTGATTCCCTAATGATAAAACATATTTATTTTTATCATTATTATAGTTTTCATTTCAGGCTTTTATACTTCCCTCCTTGACTATAATTGCAACTGCATACTATTATTAAGAAGGAACTACCATTAGGAGATTGTTTAGGGGGATCTATATGAAATTTGAACACTCAAAGGTCGAGGGCTTAACAATTGAACTTGATAAAATGAATTACATATGTGAAGAGCTCGGATTAGTTCAAGCAGGACAATGGGATTACGAAAGAATTACGTATGATCGTAAGTTAGAATACAAAGGTGATGTTTTTTATTTACGTGTTAGAGGTTATGCTGTTGAAGGTGATATAGGTGGTAAATTTGCTACCATTAAAATATTAACACCTCTCTTAGGTAAGCATTACTATCCTCATGGAGTAGAATATGGCGAGGGGAGAACATTTCCCTGAGCCCATTATATCAACTTCTGAAAGTATATTAAAAAGACTAGAAGAGTCTATTCAAAAAGTAAATGGCTAAAGAAAGATAGACACCCATATAAGAAAGGCGCAAGCGCCCGTTTAGCAACGAAGGGGCTTGAGTACTCCGTATGAGATAAAGGAAACACGAAAAGCCGCAGGCTTCGATGTTGACTTATCATAAGGAGGAGGGCGAAAACTTACGAGTTGCTGGGCGCTGGAGCTAGACAACGATGAAAGCACTTTCTTATAAAGGACAAAGTTTATACATTCTTATCTTTTAAGAAAAGTGCAAGCGCCCGTCTAGCGACGCAGGTGCAAAGGAACGTTAACGTTAGTCACGCCCTGTGACTAACGTTGACGCTAGAACCTCCTGTTCATCGCCGCATGAGATAAAGGAAACACGAAATGCCGCAGGCTTCGATGTTGACTTATCGTAGAGAAATGGAACATCATCTAAAGGCGCCCACGTCCTGTGGGCAACGATGATGCTAGCACGTCGTGTGCTTCGAAAGCATCACCAGTCGCTGGGCGCTGGAGCTAGACAAAAATAAAAGCACCATCCAAATAAGGACCTGTTTATATACTTTCTTACTCTGCAAATAAGGACCTGTTTATATACTTTCTTACTCTGTAATAGAAGCCTGCACATGAAAAAAATACATGATCAATTGTAAAAAGAATGAACTTAGGTTCATTCTTTTTTAGTTATGATAGCATTCCTAACGGCAAAATGATTGTTTTTTATATCCCTTTCATAATATAATTTAATAAGGATAATGTTCTTATAAGAGGTCAGATTACAAAACACTATTTGTCATATAAAAAAAATAGAGAAAGGGGGCTTCTCTTGACTGCATTTTTTAAGAGAAAGCCTGTAATCATTACGGTTGTTATTATCTTATTGGCGATCTTCACATACTTTATTCTTCCTATCTCAATACCTTTAATTCTAGCTTTATTAACAGCACTACTACTTGAACCAACCATTCAAATGTTACGATCAAAATTTAACATTAAACGTAACATCTCTGTAATGATTACTTTCATTACTTTTTTACTTTTTATAAGTGTAGTTACTTTCTTTATTACAACTAAAGTGGTTGGTGAAACAGTAGAATTTATGGACGATGTACCAGTCTATGTATATGAATTAACGATCGTTTGGAATGATATCGAAAAAGCCTTCTCAAACACTGCGCAGGACTTACCTGAAGAAGTAGTAGATTCTATTACAGAAGAAATGAGTAACTTTGTTAATAACAGTGTCAGAACGATTAGTAGTTCAGTGAATATAGATAATGCAAAAGCAATATTTACAAACATTCCTAATTACTTAGTGAATCTTCTTGTTTACCTTATTGCATTATTCCTCGTCATGCTGGATCTTCCTAGGATAAAGCTGAAGTTTTATAGTTTTTTTACAGAAACAACTACAGAAAAGGTGAATTTTTTATTTAAGAGAATTAAAAATGTCGTTTTTGGTTTTATAAAAGCACAATTTTTAGTCAGTTTAGTTATATTCTTGGCGTCATTTATTGGACTTCTATTCATTACTCCTGAAATAGCCCTAGTGATGTCACTTCTAATATGGATCATTGATTTAATTCCCCTCATTGGCTCTATTATTGTCTTGGGCCCTTGGACAATATTTGCCTTTATATTAGGAGACGCTGTAATGGGAACAAAGCTTGCAATATTAGCTGCCGTCCTTTTAATTATAAGGAGGACACTTGAACCTAAAGTGATGGGAAGCAATATAGGCTTATCACCATTAAGTACGTTAATATCCATGTTTTTAGGATTAAAATTATTCGGCTTTTTAGGTTTTTTCATCGGTCCTTTTATTCTTATCATTTATAATTCCTCTAGAGAAGCAGGCATTATTAAGTTTAACTTTAAAATTTAATAGGAAAAAAGCTAGGAGGGGATATTTTCCTCATAGCTTTTTTTATTTTTACAGTTCAAGAATATTTAGAAAAAGTCATAAAAGAATGAACAGTTTCGAGGTATTAGTTTATCTAGACTATCAACTGCCTTCTTGTCACCAGTGATCATCCCTATTTCATGTAACTGTTTTGCCGTCTTGTATCCTAGTAGTAAAGCCGTTAAAGGGCCAATTTCAATTGTGATTCCTCTTTTAGGAAAGCAACTTTGATTTTCTTTCAAAGGGTAAAAAGTGTTAACACCATCTTTAATAGCCAATGTACCTTCATTCCATTTAGCAAACGGGTCTTTAATGTGAATAAAGAAAGGTTCATCTAATGTATGAAATGTATATTGACTAAAAAAAGAGGCAACATCCACTATTCTTCCCATAAAATAAGGTTCGACCTCGGTCTTCACTTTCGGGTTTGCAATCATAAAAGGAAAGTGATCGTGTGGATTCATGCGTAGTTTAACCTTTGTGACCATTGAATCATGCTGACAAACAAAATTCCATATGCCTATTTTTGCATCTGATGTTAGAGAGACAAATTCCTCTACCTGTAATTCTTTATTTTCAATTTTGTAGAGGATATACCCTAATAATTCTCCTTGTTTATTAAAATATCCAACCATATTTAAATCAGATATGACTGAATCTTTCCACCAATCGTCGTTACGAACAAGCATACCATTAAATGTTGATGCATATTGTTCATAAACTCTCTTTATTTCCTCTAGATGTTCAATCGTTACCCTTTTGATAGACCCTACATCATGATGAGTAATTAGATGAAGATCTTGTACAGGTATCTCGATCATTTGAAATTCCGAAAAAAGTTCCCAGCCAAATCTTCGATAAAATGAAACTTGAAATGGATGTAAAAAACTAATTGGAATATTTCGTTCCTTTAACATACACAGTGATTCTTGAATTAATTGTTTAACTTTTTTCTTTCTTCTCTGCTCAGGCCAGGTCGCTACTCCTGCGACTCCACCCATTTTCCATTTCTCACCCTTAAAAAAGACTTCAAAATTGATCATATGTAATTTAGCAATTAATTGATCTCCCTCAAAATCGCCAATAATGGTTTGACGCTTAAGTTTTTCAATAATTTTTTCTTTTCTCTCATCAGAGAGTTTATATTGAAAGGCATACTCTGATAAAGCAATAGCATCTTCTATATTTTGTTCTTGAAGAATTTTAATCAAAACCTTCTCTCCTTTCTTTTTAAAATGAATGACACAAATTTTGCTTATTATAACACAAATCAATTCTGAGTCTGGGTAAAATACATAAAAAAACGGCTAACTTTTAAAGTTAACCCTTAATACCCTAATATTGCACGGATAACAGATGTTGTCTCCCCACCTCTATAAAAAATAGAGAAGTAGATATACGGCCACACCAGTTGAGGCTGTAAAAAACCATA
This portion of the Bacillus carboniphilus genome encodes:
- a CDS encoding GNAT family N-acetyltransferase; its protein translation is MIKILQEQNIEDAIALSEYAFQYKLSDERKEKIIEKLKRQTIIGDFEGDQLIAKLHMINFEVFFKGEKWKMGGVAGVATWPEQRRKKKVKQLIQESLCMLKERNIPISFLHPFQVSFYRRFGWELFSEFQMIEIPVQDLHLITHHDVGSIKRVTIEHLEEIKRVYEQYASTFNGMLVRNDDWWKDSVISDLNMVGYFNKQGELLGYILYKIENKELQVEEFVSLTSDAKIGIWNFVCQHDSMVTKVKLRMNPHDHFPFMIANPKVKTEVEPYFMGRIVDVASFFSQYTFHTLDEPFFIHIKDPFAKWNEGTLAIKDGVNTFYPLKENQSCFPKRGITIEIGPLTALLLGYKTAKQLHEIGMITGDKKAVDSLDKLIPRNCSFFYDFF
- the ylbD gene encoding YlbD family protein; translation: MAQKQVEQFKDFVRKHPKLIEEVRKGNKKWKNLFEDWYILGEDDEYWVEYASEDDKEDTKDAGLLTSVLTAFKNMDTKLLNEQLYKMNDTIENIQGLISQFQKESSSSKQPKSPFSFRKD
- a CDS encoding YlbE-like family protein gives rise to the protein MRKDVLDYIYENPDIIRYLRENPHWYRVINRNPQSLEQLQIEMMNAYEKTIPHMVSNFSNSVEMAKMMMGMLSSFSLKD
- a CDS encoding CAP domain-containing protein, giving the protein MKVIIKNVFVPLLLAVTLFLAMSFFDFPTQFETEKPPIENVPLSEGEENKQMENKIEIGQESLLTLIGQTSNQVIEQYGDPLRIDPSMYGYEWWIYPQDEENYFQVGVRDQKVVTLFAIGPTLNISPLKPNSLIEEIEKNQTVSDTVELEEEGSRYQFSLSDEDLKVRPLLSIEDTFVQLYIDSNTKRVSSIRVLDGPTLIKHKPYNLTYRGTLLPEHKVEQDDWPYIQEGLKKQIFDVTNVIRARHNKMELLWDLEVSEMADRHSKDMSDHNFFAHQSPNSGSLLDRLTVSKIPFQIAGENIAAHYVDGLAAVEGWMNSSSHRETLLNDEYTHLGVGVHEKYYTQNFIKQIDFSSISE
- the ytvI gene encoding sporulation integral membrane protein YtvI, which encodes MTAFFKRKPVIITVVIILLAIFTYFILPISIPLILALLTALLLEPTIQMLRSKFNIKRNISVMITFITFLLFISVVTFFITTKVVGETVEFMDDVPVYVYELTIVWNDIEKAFSNTAQDLPEEVVDSITEEMSNFVNNSVRTISSSVNIDNAKAIFTNIPNYLVNLLVYLIALFLVMLDLPRIKLKFYSFFTETTTEKVNFLFKRIKNVVFGFIKAQFLVSLVIFLASFIGLLFITPEIALVMSLLIWIIDLIPLIGSIIVLGPWTIFAFILGDAVMGTKLAILAAVLLIIRRTLEPKVMGSNIGLSPLSTLISMFLGLKLFGFLGFFIGPFILIIYNSSREAGIIKFNFKI